The genomic DNA ACTTGACCGTAAAGGTAAAAATCCCCATATAGCAACTTTGACAGTTCACCCAGCTTACACTTGGTTGTATCCAGAATTGTTATCTCAACTAGCTCGCATTGCTCAAGATTTTCCTCAACAAGGACTACAATTGGCTTCTTCCGATTATCAGCCAGAACGGGAAGAGTATTTAGAAAGAATTGGTGCAAAGCGCATAGAACATACTTTAATTATGTCGCGCTCAGTTTGGCATAAAATTCGAGAATCAAAATTTGTTTCCTTAGAAGGAATTCAATGGACAGAAGTCCTCCAAGGACTACAACCAGCACGGAAACCCGTTCCTGGTGGGATGTCATGGCTACCAAAAGAACAGCACAGACCAGACCTACCAGCACCCAATAATTCGGAAATTGTTGCTTTTGGTCATCATCACGATACCTCTCACAAATCTCAACAGGTAGATACACAGGAGGAAAACAACTAGGGTGATACCTCAGCAGCAATCAAAATTTATCTCCGCTTTGGGTTTAGATGTGGGTAGTAAACGCATTGGTTTGGCAGGGTGTGATGGGACTGGCTTGATCGCAACTGGCTTAGTCACAATTGAGCGTAAATCATTTAAAGAGGATGTGGAAAAAATACAACAGATAGTGAATGAGCGCCAAGTGCAAATTCTAGTTGTAGGTTTACCATACTCCATGGATGGTTCTTTGGGCTTTCAGGCTCGTCATGTACAGAAATTTACCAACAGGCTGTCCCAAGCTCTACAACTACCCGTCGAATATGTAGATGAACGATTAACTTCTTTTCAAGCAGAACAGATGCTAATTGCAGAAAATCGTTCTCCTTCTCGTCACAAAGGTTTGATAGACCGTAAAGCCGCAGCTTTGATTCTGCAACAGTGGCTTGATACTAGGCGTATTAATACTAAAATTTCAGCAGAATTTTTTGAAGATTGATACCTTTTCACATGGTATCCTGAAAACTGTTACTCAATTGTATATCTAGCTTTTTAGTTGACATTTACTGTTATCAAACAGTTAAATGAAACTCGTAGGTTTGAGTATTGATAAATTTAGATAATGTGACTATGTATTCCTCTGGATTCCCTGAAGAAAATGACCGTGACGACGCTACTGCTATCACTTTAACAGATGAAAAGGAGCGGACTCTTGAATGTTATGTTGAGCATTCCCTTTCTGTGAATGGACAAGAATATGTTTTACTTTTACCTGTTGATTCTCCCATAGAAATTTTTGCTTGGCAGGGTAAAGGAGAAGAAGAAGAAGCTATTTTGGTAGAAGATGATGTCGAAATTGATGCTGTTTTTAGTACCGCTCAAGCAGTTCTTTCTGAGCAAAATTTGATGATTAAAAATACTGCTTATGCTTTGACAGTAGCAGGTGAATTGCCGCCAGTGGAAGAGTCAGAAATTTTCACCTTGGAAATTGAAGATGAAGAAACAGAGTTAGAACCGGAGCAGTTACAGCTACTGACTAATTTTTACCATCAAGATCAAGAGTATTCTATTTATACTCCCTTAGACCCGCTACTATTTTTTGCTCGGATCACTAACACAGGTAAACCTGAATTACTATCTCCTGAAGAATTTCGTCAAGTGCAACCACTTTTGGAGGAACATCTGTTCAACCAGGTTGAATAGTTAATATAGCAGGTAACAGGTAACAGTGATAAAAGCTTGCAAGAGGTTGTAAATTAGAAATTGCATTATATAACAGTCGAAAAGACGATTAAGATATTAACTGATGATAAAACTCAGAGCCTAAAAGTCTTTTCGTCCTTTTACCTGCTATCAGTGACTAACTAGGTGTCCTGCTGGAAAACTGGAGGTATGATTGCAAATTATGAAAGCTTGGACAAATCTCTTACAGCCTGACTTGATTTTAGATGGCTCAGTGCTGACCTTAACACCAGATATTGTTAAACAGCATGGATTAAAAGGGTTAGTTTTAGATGTAGATGACACCTTAGTCCCAGTGACAGTAAGTGCTGCTTCTCTAGAACTACAACAATGGGTAGCAGAAATACGTATTTATACTGATTTATACTTAGTAAGTAATAATCTTAGTGAATCCCGTATTGGTAGTATTGCTAGTTCCTTGGATATACCTTATTACTTAGGTGCTGCTAAACCCTCACGGCGTAAAATTAGGGCTGCACTTCAAGCCATGAATTTACCTGCAAATCAGGTGGCCATGGTAGGCGATCGCCTATTTACCGATGTGATAGCAGGCAATCGTTTAGGAATGTTCACTATTTTAGTTGAACCAATTGTTCATGGAGATACGGTTTTGCGTTCTCATCCCATCCGTAATTTTGAAGTTTGGGTATCAGAAATATTGGGTGCTTCGATCACTCCTAGATACACAAAAGTTAACAAAAATTGATGAATCAATAAAAAAGTAAATCTAAAGAAATACTTAAGAAATCTCGAACTTTTGAAGAAATCGGAGATTATAAGCATTAGTAACATGAGGTCAAGCAAATAAAGACCTTAACTAATAATAAGCAAATATAAAACCGTACAGCGTCAACCTTCACTATAGAGGGATTGGCGCTGTACAATTTTTTAGGCATTGACAAGGGACAAGAGACAGGTAAGAAAAGAAGCAGGAAACAAATGGCAACTGACTAATAACCAATGACTAATAACTAATAACTAATAACCAATGACTAAAACAATAGTTGTTAAAATCGGAACTTCTAGCCTGACACAACCAGAAACAGGACAATTAGCCCTTTCTACCATTGCATCTTTAACAGAAACCCTTTGTAATTTAAGAAACCAAGGACATCAAGTAGTTTTAGTTTCCTCCGGTGCTGTCGGTGTGGGCTGTGCGCGACTGGGTTTAACAGAACGTCCCAGAGCGATCGCCCTCAAACAAGCAGTAGCAGCCGTTGGACAAGGTCGCTTAATGCGTATTTATGATGACTTATTTACAACATTACAACAACCCATAGCCCAAGTATTATTAACTAGAGCAGATTTAGTACAACGTAGCCGCTATCTTAATGTTTATAATACCTTTCATGAATTATTAGGATTGGGAGTGATTCCCATAGTTAATGAAAATGATACAGTAGCAGTAGAAGAACTGAAATTTGGCGATAACGATACCCTCTCTGCTCTGGTTGCCAGTTTAGTAGAAGCAGACTGGTTATTTTTACTGACAGACGTTGATAAACTATATTCAGCAGATCCCCGGACAGTACCAGATGCTCGCCCCATTAACCTAGTCAGCAACATAGAAGACTTGCAAATTCAAACTGGGGGAAAGGGTTCACAGTGGGGTACTGGGGGGATGGTAACAAAAATATCTGCTGCGAGAATTGCGATCGCCGCTGGAGTGCGAACCGTCATCACTCAAGGACGTTCTCCTCATGACATCGAAAAAATTATTCAAGGGGAAGCAATAGGAACACATTTTGAACCCCAACCAGAACCCACATCAGCCAGAAAACGCTGGATAGCGTATGGTTTAGTTCCAGCAGGAAAATTATATTTAGACGATGGGGCAATTCACGCCATTTCTGAAGATGGAAAATCCTTATTAGCAGCAGGAATTAAAACTATAGAAGGGGAATTTGACAGCCAAGAAGCAGTGCAATTGTGTGATATTAACGGTCATGAAATTGCTAGAGGATTAGTGAATTATAACAGTGAAGAATTACAAAAAATTCGTGGTTGTCATTCACGGGATATTCAGGGGATTTTAGGTTATGTAGATGCAGATACCGTTATTCATCGGGATAATTTGGTTTTAATTTAATATAGAAAAGTAATCATAAAATCCTCTAATTCTTTGAGAAGTCAGGGATCTATATTTAATGATTTGGTATGATAAAATTAAGTGTATCACTAGGGAGAGTGAAAATATTATGACTCAAGCCTTAGAAACTTCTATTATTTTACCAGAAGAAGAACAACGCTTCTACCGTCGGGGAGTTAGTTGGGAAAAATTTCAAGCAATTCAAAATAGCTTTGAAAATGTGCCAGGGGTGCGTTTATTTTATTGCGAGGGAGTTTTAGAAATTGTGGGTGTTGGTAAAGCGCATGAATTTATAACATCTTTAATAGGTTTGTTACTGGCACAGTATTTTTTAGCTAAAGAAATTGAATTTTTCCCCAGTGGTAGTTATTCGCAGATAATTCCTGGTGTAGTTGAGTATCAAGCAGATTTATCTTATTGTTTGGAAACAGATAAAGAGCGACCAGATTTGTGTATTGAAGTAGTGATTACTAGCGGTAGTCCTATCAAATTACAGAAATACAAATTAATGCAAGTTCCCGAAGTTTGGTTTTGGGAAGATGGCACACTTGAGGTTTATTGCTTGCGAGAAGCAGAATATGAGAAAGTTAGTAATAGTGAATTATTACCAGAATTAGATTTATCGGCTCTCCTAGACTAGATATGACCATTTAACACTTAATACTTGGTTAAATTCATTATGTAACAAGAGATTCAATAAAATCAAAATAAATTTTTATTAAATCTATTGTTTTGGATTGATGGAATCATTGTATAGTAATTGTTTTAGCCGTTATTTTTTATTAAATTACCATAACCACTCTACGAGAGCCGATTTATCTTTATTGAGTCGTTGTTTGTTATTATCTTCACCCTTGGAAGCAGTTAGAGAATTTCGTCAGGGGATTTGAATTTATGATGAAATTTCCTAGAAATACTTAAATCTTTAATAACGAACCACAGAGACACAGAGGAAACAGAGGAAAAATATTTATCCTCGTTATCCTCGTTCACAGTTTCTACCTGGGAATGCAATCAATAAGGCTTTACCTTCTGCTAACATAAAAAGAGACTAGGAGAAAAACATCATGGTTTCTATTCCCAAAACAGCAACCCGTTTGTATGATACTGATTTTCTCGCATGGACACAACAAACAGCTGAATTAATCCGCGCTGAAAAATGGGATAGGGTAGATTGGGAAGCGGTTGTTGAGGAGATTGAAAGTTTGGGAAGGTCAGATAAACGAGAGTTAAAAAGCCGATTGGAGATATTATTACAGCATTTGCTAAAATGGCAATATCAGCCTAATTTACGAAGTGGTTATTGGCAAAATACAATTACAGAACAACGCAACCGCATTGAAGATTTATTACAAGATAGTCCTAGTCTTAATCCTTATTTAGAAGAAATATTAGCTGAGTGCTACCGCAGAGGTAAAAAACTAGCAAGTAACGAAACAGGAATTTCTCAAAATACCTTTCCAGCAGATTTACCTTACACTGTGACTCAAATTCTGGATATGGAATTTTTACCATAAACTGTATTCCCTGTCAGAGACAGGGAACAAGTAGCTAAACTTTTGACTGATTCAAATTCACAACATCTTGCAATCTAGAAATTACAAAAGACTTCTCTAAATAAGAGAACAAACCGCCAGCTTTGGGTCCCCGTTCTTTATTTAAAAATGCTAGATACAAAGCCTTAAAAGCATTAGCTGGAGGAACTTGTAACTCCTTAGTAGTTGAGAAAATCACCGTTTGCAATGCTTCCGCTTCCCAGTTAGCAGCATTTTCTAAATTCTCAGCTAATTTCTGCACATAACTTACCTGTTCAGCAGTTAAAGTATTAGCTTTTTCTGGTACTTCTTCTAAATACAGAACTAACTTTTCTTCCTCATCCGCGTAATCTTGCAACCATTTTTGAGCAGAAGCAATTCTTTGATCTACAATAAATTGATCATACTCAGTTAAAGGATTTGCAGTTCTTTGTACCACCTCATCCTGAATATTTAAACGGGGAACTTGCAACAGAGAAATTAAGGTACTGTAATCAAAAGGTTGGAAAGGTTTAATCTCATCACCCAACTGAGCATAAAACAAAGACATTAATTCCTCAGTTAATTCAGAATTATCCTGATACTTACTAATTAAAGTATCGTAATCCCTAAATAGACGGGTAACTGTGTCATAATTGGGAGAGAAATTAATTACTGTTTTCGGCTGAGTTCTTAACATCAAAAACCGTAATAACTCAGATGGTAATAAATCGGCAATTTCTTGCGCACTCGAACCCACACCCTTAGAAGAACTCATTTTTGTCCCATTGACAAGAATAAATTCATAGCGGGAATGGAAAGGAGGTTCTTTATCTAAAACTTTGCGAGAAATGGCATTAGCAACATCCCTAGAACCACCTTTTTGAGAATGGTCTTTACCTGCCATTTCAATAGTTACACCCAATACATCCCACTTAGCAACCCATTCCACTTTCCAAGGTAATTTTCCATTGCCATTAAAAGGAGAAACCCAACCAGAATGACCACAACCTTGTGTGTAGTTAGTTGCATCTGGTTGACAGGTGTAAAAAACCTCCGAACCGTTATAATCGGTCGTTACAGTTGTGGCAATTTTACCGCAATTTTCACAAATAACCTGAAAAGGATACCAGTTATCAGGACGGTCTGCTTTACTGACTTCTTTATATGCTTCTCTGACTAAGTGAGCATTTTTTAAGAAAGTATCAATGTAGGAATTAAGTTTACCAGAACGATATAAATCCCGTAAAAAATAAGTTTCTGGTTTAACTCCTAAATACTCAAAAATTTCAAAAAATTCGCCAATGAAATATTTAGCGTAATCACTCGCACCCTCACCAGGAGAAGGAACATTACACAGAGGAAAACCCAAATAAGGCTTAAATTTTTCCTTGTCTAAATATTTGGGAACGGTATCTAGTGCGTCGTAGTCATCCACACCGTATAAAAATTTCACGGGCTTACCTGCGTGTTTCAAGGCACGGTAAATAACATCATGAATAACCACACCCCGCAATGACCCGACGTGAACCCGTCCTGAAGGAGTCTTAGAATCATTAACTACCTGGAAACCTTGTGCATCAGCAGCGATTTTATCAGCCCAAAACATTAGACATTTTATATTTTGACAATTTCCCTATTTTAACTCTATGGGTTAGGTTGTTGATGATTTTTTTTTGGTTGTTTTTGAAGCCTAAATCAAACTGTGAAATAAATTTGCAATTTATAAATCTCATCCCAGACGTAGAGATTTTACTAACAAACATACTTTGGCAATAAGGCCTGGTCTATTCTCATTATTATTGAGAATGCTGTCAATAAATCAACGAATTTTGGTAATTTCAGCTAGGGTAGTTGACAGTATTGTGAGTTTTTGCTATTGTAATGATATGTCTAGAAATATATCCGCGCCTCATATATATTATAGTTTTGAACTTTTCAAGTTTAGATTTACAGGATGTAAGAAATTCCTGGGTGTAAATTTCCATCACGTCAACAGTAACAGTATTGGTTAAAATTGAAGTATAGAGTTGAGACTTGTTTTAGGTTTGAGGTTAGAAGCAATGACTCAGGAATTAATAGACCTCAGAAATAGTATTTTGCAAGGACATTACGCAGAAGCTTTAGAAATTGTGGATGAATTGGAAGGAATGAGCAAACAAGCTATTCTGCGAAATATCCAATCCTATTTAAAAATTTTATTGATTCATTTGATTAAAAACCAAGTAGAACGGAGATTAACAGCTTCTTGGGTTGCTTCTATTCGTAATGCTATTAGAGAAATTAAAAAGATAAATTTGAAGGATAATAAAAAATCCTATTATGTCAATGAAGATGAATGGAGTAATTTAATTGAGGAAGAAGTGATTGAGGATGCGATAGTTGATGCGAGTTTTGAGGTGATGAATGGTAAATATAGTCGTTCCCAACTTGCAGAAATTGTAGATAAGGATGAGATTTTAGCTACTGCTAATAAATTCTTGTCTTTAACTTATGTTTATTCTGCTAAGGAGTTACCTGTAATTATGGATGATTATATCAGTCAGTTAGTTGGTGGAGAAGATTTCTAAATCAGGATGTCCAGAATTCAAGGATGTACAGGATGGGGTTTGTAAATTGGTAGTGGGGATTTTTGGATGTCGGTGAAAATGAAGATGTTGCAAATTTAAACCCCTATATATATGGAGTCTGATTGCCGTTGTATTTTGGAAATTAATCCCAAATCCAAAATTGCAGAGCCTAAACATCATAAATCAAGACTCCTGAATTCTGCAATATGTGATTTACGACAACAGACAAGATTTTTAGAACATCAATTGATGCTACAACTTCAACTGATATACTACATGACTTTGGCTTTTAAAACTGCTACCTATCACCTGTTAAATCTGCTGAGTTTTAAACCTTTGATTTGACTGCGTGTTGTGAGGTTTGTAACTTTTCTAAACCCCAATCTGGTCGTAATTTAGCCGCTTGACGCAAATAAATGTGTTGAACAGGGGCAGAATTTGGCAAATAGGCGTGAATCAAAAATCGGATGCAGTGCTGTAAGCTGCCTTCAACGTGCATTTGCTGAACATCTAACATGGCTACACTATCCCATAAAGGACGACTGCGGGCGATCGCTGCTGGGAAAATAGCATCTAAATCACGGGTGACAGAAAAAGTAACACTTAAAATTTCTGTTGGTCGCAGTTTGTTCCGCTGTTCTAATTCATCAATTAATTCTGTCACTGCTTCTGTAATTGCTTCTACGCTATTTTCTGCAACGGTTGTTGCACCACGAATTGCCCGCATTTGCCAATCCACGTCCAAATTCCTCCTTAATTAGTAATTTAGTCATTAGTCAACAGTCATTAGTGCAACAATTGCTAACTAATGACTATTGATAATTAATCTACGGTCTATATAACCACAAGGGTAAACCACTTGTAGACATTTCAAATTCCCACCAATCAATTCCAGTCCTAATTCCAGATTTGGCCTGACGACTCCCTGGTAGAATCCGACCCAATAATGGTTTCCGTTCTTCTAGGGTATAGCAAGGTGTTTTCTCTGGATCAAGTCCTACTAATTCCGCAGTCCAACGTCGTGCTTCTTCTTCTGTTCCTAAACGGTCTACAAGTCCTAATTCTAAGGCTTGCTCTCCTGTAAAAATTCTCCCATCAGCGAAGGTTTTTACAGTCTCTACCTCTAGGGAACGAGCTTGAGCTACTGTTTGTACAAACTGCTGATAGCTGACATTGATCAACTCTTGCAATATGTCTTGTTCTGTTTCTGTTAGTTCCCGATCAAAAGACAAAATATCTTTATAAGGTCCGGATTTGATCACTTTAAAGGAAACACCTACTTTTTCTAGTAAGCGTTCTATGTTATTTCCCCGCAAAATTACGCCAATACTACCCGTAATTGTGCCTGGGTTGGACATAATGTGTTCCGCTCCCATGCCAATGTAAACACCACCAGAAGCCGATATATTGCCAAAACTGGCGACTATTTTCGTCTTTTTGCCTAATTGCTTCAGGGCGCTGTATATTTCTTGGGAGTCTCCCACCGTACCACCAGGACTGTCAATACGTAGCAGTAAAGCTGGAAACTTTTTTTCTTCTACGGTTTTTAGGGCTTCTAATACCCTTTTGCGGGTAGCACTAGCGATCGCACCAGTAATTTCAATCCGCGCAATTTGTTTACGAAACTTAGGTCTAAACGGCCAAATCATAAGTAATTTAATCAGCTAATCATAAATTTAATATAAGTTGTCCCGTGGTTAGCTGACTTCCTCTAAATCTTTTAATAAAAACAAGCCAGCAATTATCATGCTATTTATAATCTTAAGGTTTTTTTCATATTTTGTGTGTAGTTCTATTTGCTATATTTCTTCCTAGAGGGAAAAAATCTATAGATTTGTAAATCACTGCGAAAATCTGTAGCAGGGACTCTTTTATTAGTAACAAAGGCAAGCCATAAGTAAGCAAAAAAATTGCCACAACAAACGAGCTATACCAACTAATTAGGAAATCAGGAATAGCTTACCAATGTTTTATGGACTTAATTAAATTAAGTCTAGTTCTAATTTTGTGTGAACGGTACAAACTATATATTTAAGCTTGCAAGTATCTATAACGGAATTAAGAATCAATACGCAGAATTTGATAACGGTAGTAGGCATAGATATCAAATAAGCCACCGACAAAACCAAAAGTGAGACTAATCACCAATAGACCATTAACAGGACTACCAGTACCGAAAGTAGCGAGAAAATGCAGAATTTGAGAGGGGATATCTTCAGTTAGCCCTTGTAGTCCAGGAATAAAACCAGACACACAGAGACAAACTAAGATGCCTCCCACCAGAAACATAGGAGCGATAAAGCTAAAAACCGCAGTTAACAGCAAAGATCGCAAGAAACTAGTAAATATGCTCATCATCAGACATACTCCTAAAGCAAAGTAAAAGATCATAGAGGAACTCTAGGTCAATTTCTACATTACGTGCGATCGCCCCAGAAAAATCAATTTGTCAAAAATCTTAAGTTTTCATTAAAAGGTAAAGTTTATTTAACCATCGAATACAGGCAATATTCCCACAGATGTAAATCCCCCAAATCCTTGCTATATAAAGAACATATAAACTATGAAGACTTGTAAAAGACTAATTTTCATGTTTTACTGTCAATTTACTTTCTGAGAAATAATTTAAATTAAGTTAACGTTTCGGCAAGGACAGAGAGGGTGAAACAGAGGAAAATGACCCAATGCCCCATGACTAATGACTAGAACTTCCGCTATTCTGAAGACATTTACCGAGTTAACTCTAAAACATTGAGCCAGACTATCTTTAAATCCAGTTTAGGTGCATGGGTTCAGCGATTACTAGCAGCGATTTTTTTAGGTGGACAAGTAATAGTTCATCTCATGAAAGGAAAAATCCATCGCCGCAACACCCTAGAACAACTAGCCGCAGTTGGTCCAGACTCTCTATTTATTGCCTTACTCACAGCCATATTTGTGGGTGCTGTATTTACCATTCAAGTAGCCAGGGAATTTATCAACTTTGGCGCAGGAAATCTAGTCGGGGGAGTTTTAGCAGTAGCCCTCACCAGAGAACTAACACCCGTGCTGACCGCAGTAATTTTAGCCGGAAGGGTAGGCTCTGCCTTTGCAGCAGAAATAGGCACAATGAAAGTCACCGAACAAATTGATGCCCTATATATGCTGAAAACAGACCCCATTGATTATTTAGTCATTCCCCGGATTATTGCCTGTTTATTAATGTTACCCATCCTCACCCTACTATCCTTAATTACCGGAATGCTGGGAGGAATGATCATTGCCATCAACATTTATAACCTTTCCGATACAGTATTCTTAGACTCAGCCCGCAACTTTCTGGACATTTGGGACATATTGAGTGCCATGCTCAAAGCCAGTTGCTTTGGTGTTCTCATTGCCATCATTGGTTGTAGCTGGGGGTTAACTACCACAGGAGGAGCTAAAGGCGTAGGACAATCAACAACCACAGCCGTTGTTACTGCCTTGTTAATTATTTTTATTAGCAACTTTTTTCTATCATGGTTAATGTTCCAAGGCACAGGTGGAGGACTAAACCCAGGACTGTAATCAAGTTAAAAGTTAAAAGTCAAAATTAAAAAACTTATGATCACCGACAACTAACAAGGAGAAAATTGTGACCACTTCATCCGTGCCTAACAGCATATCTACAGTAGAACTCAAGCCAAGTTACAATATCCCTGTTGTGTTGGTATTGACTGCCATTCCTTTATTATTGCTGCAACCGTGGTTAGGGGGAATATTTGCCATACTAGGATTATTCCTGATGTTGCAAGCCGTAACATTGCGGTTTCAATTTACCGCCACCGACTTTGATATTTACCGTGGTGAAAAGTTAATTAAGCGTTTTCCTTACCAAGAATGGCAAAACTGGCGAATTTTTTGGCATAGAGTCCCCATCCTGTTTTATTTTAAAGAAATCAACAGTATTCACTTTTTACCGATTTTGTTTGACCCCAAAACCTTAAAATCTTGTTTAGAACAGCGTTGTCCACGAATTTAGTCCTGACTGCTTGCGGTTTATTTGCCTTTTAGAATTACATTATTGTTTATGAACCCAGAGGAATCCCAAACTCCCAAACTCACCGATGAATGGTGGGAAGAGACACCAGCAGAAAGTTCTACAGAGAAAATACAGGAAAACCTCTTAAAAGATGATGATTCAGCATTAGCAGCAGAAACAGCAACATCATTAGAGCAGTCACAACTAGATGCTGTTAATTTGGAGTCATCCACATTCCCTGAAGAACCTAAAATAGAACTGACACAAGAATCTAACAGTGAGTTGGTATCAGCCAAAGTAGAAACCGGGGTACAGTCAGATTTGGAACTTGATTCACTATACACACAAGCAACCCAGCGAGTAACTGAGTTACAAGCAACAGAAGCAGCTCTCAAAGCCGAAATTACCCAACTGCAAATTACCCACAAAACCCTCCAGGGACAAGTCAGCGAAACTCAAACAGCACTGTCAAAAATGGTGCAAGAGTCCTTAGAACTGTTAGAACAACGTAAACAGGCATTGCAAATTTCCGTCGAACAACTCGAAAGAAGACAAGAACGGATTCGTAATGAAATGCGAACTACTTTTGCAGGGACATCACAAGATTTAGCAATTCGGGTACAAGGTTTTAAAGACTACCTCACAGGCAGTTTACAGGATTTAGCCGCTGCCGCAGAGCAGTTACAACTTGTGCCACCGGTGAGAGAAAGAGAAAAACCTGTAGTCAGAGAAGCAAAAGCAGTAGAAAAACAACCCAGTACACTACAATTTTCTCAGCAGCAGTTTCAAGATACAAACAAACAAATTAGGCGTTTAATTGACCAATATCGCAATCAACCTGATTATTATGGTCCGCCTTGGCAGCTAAGACGCACTTTTGAACCTGTTCATGCAGAAAAAGTATCAAATTGGTTTTTTACCTTGGGTGGTAGAGGTGCTTTGCGGACTATGGGTAGCCGTTTGCAGAATATTTTGATTGCTTCATCGGCAATTTCGATATTACATAAATTATACGGTGGTAGTCTACGTACCCTAATTTTAGCCAATAGTCCAGAACGTTTGGGTGAATGGCGACGGGGTTTACAAGATTGTTTAGGGATTGGTCGTCCTGATTTTGGACCAGATAGAGGTGTGGTATTGTTTGAAGCATCTACAGCTTTAGCCCAAAAAGCGGAAAGATTAGTTAAATCTAATCAAATGCCTTTGATTATCGTTGATGATTCGGAAGAACAAATTAGTTTAGGTTTACTACAATTTCCATTGTGGTTGGCTTTTGCACCAGATCCGAAAATGATGCGAAATCGGGATTTTGATGATGATTTTTAATTAGTCATTAGTCATTAGTCATTAGTCATAGGTAATATTTACTTTTCTTTTGACTGTTGACTGATGAGTTCTAACTCTTGTTATAAATTATTAACTTCTGAACTATTCTCAAATCTCAAATTATGGTTATTTGGCTGTCTGTGTGTGGAGTATTTTTTTTCTTAGCTTATCTGTTGGGTTCTTTTCCTACTGGATATATTCTCGGTAAATTGTTAAAAGGAATTGATATCCGGGAAGTTGGTTCTGGCTCAACTGGTGCAACTAATGTGTTAAGAACTTTAGGTAAAGGACCAGGAGCATTTGTCTTGTTAGTTGATTGTTTGAAGGGAGTTTTAGCAATCAATCTAGTTGATGCTTTATTTAATCTAGCTCCCCAATATATCAACTATAATTTCATTCCAGAAAATTTAGATGTACAAATATGGCAACCTTTGTTAGTTACATTACTTGGTTCAGCGGCAATTTTAGGACATAGTAAATCTATCTTTTTAGGTTTTACTGGCGGTAAATCTGTGGCTACCAGTTTAGGTAT from Okeanomitos corallinicola TIOX110 includes the following:
- the proB gene encoding glutamate 5-kinase → MTKTIVVKIGTSSLTQPETGQLALSTIASLTETLCNLRNQGHQVVLVSSGAVGVGCARLGLTERPRAIALKQAVAAVGQGRLMRIYDDLFTTLQQPIAQVLLTRADLVQRSRYLNVYNTFHELLGLGVIPIVNENDTVAVEELKFGDNDTLSALVASLVEADWLFLLTDVDKLYSADPRTVPDARPINLVSNIEDLQIQTGGKGSQWGTGGMVTKISAARIAIAAGVRTVITQGRSPHDIEKIIQGEAIGTHFEPQPEPTSARKRWIAYGLVPAGKLYLDDGAIHAISEDGKSLLAAGIKTIEGEFDSQEAVQLCDINGHEIARGLVNYNSEELQKIRGCHSRDIQGILGYVDADTVIHRDNLVLI
- a CDS encoding DUF29 family protein — encoded protein: MTQELIDLRNSILQGHYAEALEIVDELEGMSKQAILRNIQSYLKILLIHLIKNQVERRLTASWVASIRNAIREIKKINLKDNKKSYYVNEDEWSNLIEEEVIEDAIVDASFEVMNGKYSRSQLAEIVDKDEILATANKFLSLTYVYSAKELPVIMDDYISQLVGGEDF
- the ruvX gene encoding Holliday junction resolvase RuvX, with the translated sequence MIPQQQSKFISALGLDVGSKRIGLAGCDGTGLIATGLVTIERKSFKEDVEKIQQIVNERQVQILVVGLPYSMDGSLGFQARHVQKFTNRLSQALQLPVEYVDERLTSFQAEQMLIAENRSPSRHKGLIDRKAAALILQQWLDTRRINTKISAEFFED
- a CDS encoding YqeG family HAD IIIA-type phosphatase gives rise to the protein MKAWTNLLQPDLILDGSVLTLTPDIVKQHGLKGLVLDVDDTLVPVTVSAASLELQQWVAEIRIYTDLYLVSNNLSESRIGSIASSLDIPYYLGAAKPSRRKIRAALQAMNLPANQVAMVGDRLFTDVIAGNRLGMFTILVEPIVHGDTVLRSHPIRNFEVWVSEILGASITPRYTKVNKN
- a CDS encoding DUF3727 domain-containing protein, which translates into the protein MYSSGFPEENDRDDATAITLTDEKERTLECYVEHSLSVNGQEYVLLLPVDSPIEIFAWQGKGEEEEAILVEDDVEIDAVFSTAQAVLSEQNLMIKNTAYALTVAGELPPVEESEIFTLEIEDEETELEPEQLQLLTNFYHQDQEYSIYTPLDPLLFFARITNTGKPELLSPEEFRQVQPLLEEHLFNQVE
- a CDS encoding DUF29 domain-containing protein; the encoded protein is MVSIPKTATRLYDTDFLAWTQQTAELIRAEKWDRVDWEAVVEEIESLGRSDKRELKSRLEILLQHLLKWQYQPNLRSGYWQNTITEQRNRIEDLLQDSPSLNPYLEEILAECYRRGKKLASNETGISQNTFPADLPYTVTQILDMEFLP
- a CDS encoding Uma2 family endonuclease, with translation MTQALETSIILPEEEQRFYRRGVSWEKFQAIQNSFENVPGVRLFYCEGVLEIVGVGKAHEFITSLIGLLLAQYFLAKEIEFFPSGSYSQIIPGVVEYQADLSYCLETDKERPDLCIEVVITSGSPIKLQKYKLMQVPEVWFWEDGTLEVYCLREAEYEKVSNSELLPELDLSALLD
- the lysS gene encoding lysine--tRNA ligase; translation: MFWADKIAADAQGFQVVNDSKTPSGRVHVGSLRGVVIHDVIYRALKHAGKPVKFLYGVDDYDALDTVPKYLDKEKFKPYLGFPLCNVPSPGEGASDYAKYFIGEFFEIFEYLGVKPETYFLRDLYRSGKLNSYIDTFLKNAHLVREAYKEVSKADRPDNWYPFQVICENCGKIATTVTTDYNGSEVFYTCQPDATNYTQGCGHSGWVSPFNGNGKLPWKVEWVAKWDVLGVTIEMAGKDHSQKGGSRDVANAISRKVLDKEPPFHSRYEFILVNGTKMSSSKGVGSSAQEIADLLPSELLRFLMLRTQPKTVINFSPNYDTVTRLFRDYDTLISKYQDNSELTEELMSLFYAQLGDEIKPFQPFDYSTLISLLQVPRLNIQDEVVQRTANPLTEYDQFIVDQRIASAQKWLQDYADEEEKLVLYLEEVPEKANTLTAEQVSYVQKLAENLENAANWEAEALQTVIFSTTKELQVPPANAFKALYLAFLNKERGPKAGGLFSYLEKSFVISRLQDVVNLNQSKV